In one Pseudomonadota bacterium genomic region, the following are encoded:
- a CDS encoding EAL domain-containing protein, with product MDGIDGKIRGNSVRIVFIISPLVALLALVGVGYIANTSLQRVTSATEQALNDAMSRALVATEQLSQLRNANLQLYETIALRAAETPTLDVASRISAIEAQLDDLIATLGELAVIVPNPRQSERLLQATNDLATQRDAMIFVGGMLEIDFAAVITFIEPFGAHLDRIQRVLNTVADGEVDRANRALTETVLQARQDSNLQTTLLAASIMIVAGVTLLGGRFFSRAMATIERVTANLKRSEAQLSDMIDECPLLLMIVEADGTIRKASSFAADNFSYQQNEMIGSNLRNLLVDADDLIVDDVLSQTGPGTITRTVQMKRRDGSLIWSRQSARRFTVESGERCVLLMCEDITDVKAMSDKLAYQARYDQMTGFLKREPFVEHLEEVLEKREPGTAVCFIDVDRFKLVNDVYGHAAGDHVLVELARSVVSALGEKDLCGRWGGDEFAVLLRCTDERDIAHRAEKIRQAVAGTDFTCDGQTLDVTISVGVCIIDESATTVAEVLAQADASCYAAKSAGRDAVCFSTDAHDEAMGREALVLRHVENCIANDTLKLFAQPFATLSDSANAAGKHFEILSRIEGPDGKPILPSVFIPLLERFDMMPSFDMAVMRKTIDLLSAMDAQDLPNRCFVNVSRQSFKKQSFTGELIDLLSSFKSETCGIVIELTEIGVNDGADSMVEVLQKLRAAGCEVAIDDFGRGQSTLLSLVQLEADYVKLDGSLIRDLHDNERNLAVVKASVAMGQELGCCIVAEWVENAETFDLLKWLDVDLVQGYYHHRPVPIEQLCPSITEAVRSSIAENDGAAAA from the coding sequence ATGGACGGGATCGACGGTAAGATCCGGGGCAACTCGGTTCGCATAGTGTTTATTATCTCACCGTTGGTGGCGCTTCTCGCGCTTGTGGGGGTGGGGTACATCGCCAACACCTCTCTCCAACGCGTGACATCGGCAACCGAACAGGCGCTGAACGATGCGATGTCGCGCGCACTGGTTGCGACCGAGCAGCTGTCTCAGCTGCGTAACGCCAATTTGCAGCTGTACGAAACGATTGCTTTGCGCGCTGCCGAGACACCCACGCTAGACGTGGCAAGTCGCATCTCAGCTATCGAGGCCCAGCTCGATGACCTGATCGCGACACTGGGTGAGTTGGCTGTGATCGTACCCAACCCCCGCCAATCAGAACGTCTACTGCAGGCCACCAATGACCTCGCCACACAACGTGATGCCATGATCTTCGTTGGCGGCATGTTGGAGATCGATTTCGCCGCAGTCATTACATTCATTGAGCCGTTTGGCGCGCATCTCGATCGGATCCAACGCGTGTTGAATACGGTGGCGGACGGCGAGGTCGATCGTGCAAACAGGGCGTTGACGGAGACGGTCCTGCAGGCGCGGCAGGACTCGAACCTTCAGACCACCCTGCTGGCGGCCTCCATCATGATCGTCGCGGGCGTCACGCTTCTTGGTGGGCGCTTTTTTTCGCGCGCGATGGCAACCATTGAACGTGTAACCGCCAACCTCAAGCGTAGCGAAGCCCAGTTGTCCGACATGATCGACGAGTGCCCGCTGCTGTTGATGATCGTTGAAGCAGACGGCACGATACGAAAGGCCTCTTCGTTCGCAGCTGACAATTTCAGTTATCAGCAGAACGAAATGATCGGCTCCAACTTGCGGAATCTGCTGGTCGATGCCGATGACCTGATTGTCGATGACGTGCTGAGCCAGACGGGGCCGGGAACCATCACTCGGACGGTTCAGATGAAGCGCAGGGACGGTTCGCTGATCTGGTCGCGCCAAAGCGCGCGACGTTTCACCGTTGAAAGCGGTGAGCGCTGCGTTCTTTTAATGTGTGAGGATATCACCGACGTTAAGGCCATGTCCGACAAGCTCGCCTACCAGGCGCGCTATGATCAGATGACCGGTTTCCTCAAGCGCGAGCCCTTTGTTGAACACCTGGAGGAGGTCCTCGAAAAGCGCGAGCCGGGGACAGCGGTGTGCTTTATCGATGTGGACCGGTTCAAGCTGGTCAACGACGTCTACGGGCACGCTGCCGGCGATCATGTTCTCGTTGAGCTAGCAAGAAGCGTTGTTTCGGCCCTTGGCGAGAAGGATTTGTGCGGCCGGTGGGGCGGCGATGAATTCGCTGTCTTGCTCCGGTGCACCGACGAGCGCGACATAGCGCACCGGGCGGAGAAAATCCGTCAGGCCGTGGCTGGAACAGATTTCACATGCGACGGACAGACGCTCGATGTCACAATCAGCGTGGGAGTTTGCATCATCGATGAAAGCGCCACGACCGTTGCGGAGGTTCTCGCTCAGGCGGACGCATCTTGTTACGCCGCCAAAAGCGCCGGGCGCGATGCGGTCTGCTTTTCGACCGACGCCCATGATGAGGCGATGGGCCGCGAAGCGCTCGTCCTTCGGCATGTCGAAAACTGCATCGCGAACGACACGCTTAAGCTCTTCGCCCAGCCGTTCGCCACCTTGTCAGACAGCGCAAACGCCGCCGGCAAGCATTTTGAGATTCTGTCGCGCATTGAAGGCCCCGATGGTAAGCCGATCTTGCCCAGCGTCTTCATCCCGCTGCTCGAACGTTTTGACATGATGCCCTCGTTCGATATGGCCGTGATGCGCAAGACGATTGACCTCCTGTCCGCGATGGACGCGCAGGACCTGCCAAACCGCTGTTTCGTCAACGTTTCGCGTCAATCGTTCAAGAAGCAGTCCTTTACCGGCGAGCTGATTGATCTGCTGTCATCGTTCAAATCCGAGACATGCGGGATCGTAATTGAGTTGACGGAAATCGGGGTCAATGATGGCGCCGATAGCATGGTCGAAGTCTTGCAGAAACTCAGGGCAGCCGGCTGCGAAGTTGCGATCGATGACTTTGGTCGCGGCCAGTCGACCTTGCTGTCGCTTGTCCAGCTGGAAGCGGACTACGTCAAATTGGACGGTAGCCTCATCCGCGATCTGCATGACAATGAGCGCAACCTTGCCGTCGTGAAGGCCAGCGTTGCCATGGGCCAGGAACTCGGATGCTGCATCGTCGCCGAGTGGGTCGAAAACGCCGAGACGTTTGATCTCCTGAAGTGGCTCGATGTGGACCTGGTGCAGGGCTACTACCACCATCGGCCCGTTCCAATTGAACAGCTTTGCCCGTCAATCACCGAGGCGGTTAGATCATCCATTGCTGAGAACGACGGGGCCGCTGCGGCGTAA
- a CDS encoding CatB-related O-acetyltransferase, protein MGAYSYFNGAADIFHADIGRYASIAGDVTIGAGEHPLDRFTTHPLSWGGGRSRFRNAAYDALADLALALDPHKRTIIGSDVWIGAKAIVRQGCHIANGSVVAAGSVVTADVEPFTIVGGVPARPIRLRLPQQQVERLLALAWWDIDLSACGLSKEALADVDAFCERLEACKATGRLKPLKPGSRRYGRLPWRRRFGLR, encoded by the coding sequence GTGGGTGCCTATAGCTATTTCAATGGTGCGGCAGACATCTTTCACGCTGATATCGGTCGCTATGCTTCGATTGCGGGCGATGTCACCATTGGGGCAGGGGAGCACCCGCTTGATCGCTTCACGACCCATCCGCTTTCCTGGGGCGGGGGCAGAAGCCGCTTCCGTAATGCGGCCTATGATGCGCTGGCCGATCTGGCACTGGCGCTTGATCCGCATAAGCGCACCATTATCGGTTCGGATGTCTGGATCGGGGCCAAGGCTATCGTTCGGCAAGGCTGCCACATCGCAAATGGAAGCGTTGTTGCGGCTGGGAGTGTCGTGACCGCAGATGTTGAGCCGTTCACGATTGTCGGCGGTGTGCCGGCACGGCCCATCCGGTTGCGTTTGCCGCAGCAGCAGGTGGAGCGTCTCCTAGCCCTTGCATGGTGGGATATCGATCTGTCGGCATGCGGCTTATCAAAGGAGGCCCTCGCCGACGTCGACGCGTTTTGTGAGAGGCTCGAAGCTTGCAAGGCAACGGGCAGACTTAAACCGCTGAAACCAGGCTCGCGCCGATACGGTCGACTGCCCTGGCGCCGGCGATTTGGCTTGCGTTAG